A section of the Rhodospirillaceae bacterium genome encodes:
- a CDS encoding NADPH nitroreductase — MVQKLNNKQEFLMKTPTIGFIGLGNMGTPMATNLVKAGHSVLGFDIASANINLPNGIHLVDTIEELVHRCEIISLSLPDGAAVIKTAENMGKVTQGKLKIVIDHSTIGVDAAQAAHMRLESDNIVYLDAPVSGGKSGAIAGTLALMVSGDQKTFNEVHDFLVPIAKNRFFVGEEPGQAQAMKLLNNFLSATAMTATSEAVAFGVRLGLDPKVMIDVLNSSSGQNTATRDKFPQRILTETYDAGFTIDLLNKDVGLYLLEVARAGARDTVATTVASVVSDMQSTLPGADFTKIYPLTLSE, encoded by the coding sequence ATGGTACAGAAACTAAATAACAAACAGGAGTTTCTAATGAAAACCCCAACAATCGGTTTTATAGGCTTGGGAAACATGGGCACACCAATGGCAACCAACCTAGTAAAGGCAGGCCACTCGGTTTTGGGTTTTGATATAGCTAGTGCCAATATTAACTTGCCCAACGGCATACACCTTGTTGATACAATCGAGGAACTGGTGCATCGGTGCGAAATCATATCACTTTCTTTACCTGACGGGGCTGCGGTGATTAAAACGGCCGAAAACATGGGCAAAGTAACCCAGGGAAAGCTAAAAATCGTTATCGACCATTCGACCATAGGGGTTGATGCTGCTCAGGCCGCTCACATGCGACTTGAAAGCGACAACATAGTCTATCTAGACGCCCCTGTTAGCGGTGGAAAATCTGGCGCTATAGCCGGAACTCTGGCGCTCATGGTGTCCGGGGATCAGAAGACATTCAACGAAGTCCACGATTTTTTAGTCCCAATAGCCAAAAATCGCTTCTTTGTCGGAGAAGAACCAGGCCAAGCCCAGGCCATGAAACTGCTAAATAATTTTTTATCTGCAACGGCCATGACAGCCACCAGCGAAGCAGTAGCTTTTGGTGTAAGGTTAGGGCTCGACCCAAAAGTTATGATTGACGTTTTAAATTCATCTAGTGGGCAAAACACCGCCACTCGGGACAAATTCCCTCAAAGAATTTTGACTGAAACATATGATGCAGGATTTACGATTGATTTATTGAATAAGGATGTTGGCCTTTACCTACTTGAAGTGGCTCGAGCAGGCGCCCGCGACACCGTAGCAACGACTGTCGCTAGCGTGGTTTCTGACATGCAGTCGACATTACCAGGAGCGGATTTCACCAAAATATATCCTTTGACACTTTCTGAATGA